Within the Halichoerus grypus chromosome 2, mHalGry1.hap1.1, whole genome shotgun sequence genome, the region GCCTTATTAATTCTCGTAATTATATTTGGGCTCCTTAGATGAATTAATCCATCCATAAGTACTGATTATAATGAGTGTcttcatattttaaacaattaaaaatatatttaaatcacattgatgccatttgtttcttttcctaaagAGTTATTAacatagaaaaagataaacacagtCATTTCTGCAACCAAAAAAGTGACTTCAGAAGTGAGCATAGTATGCTGgaagaattggaaaataaattgATTAACAGCAGGAAAACAGAAAGTAAGTTGAGTTCATGATGAGCTACAAACTGTTGAGTGACATCAAGTTGtagttgttttgctttgtctttgtgCTTTGACTGTGTTATATTCTCCATCAAAATACTTTCTAGTTGGTAATAAGTCTGTCTTTTAGGGATTTGTATCTCTTTTTTCAGGTCGCTATTTGGTCATTCGAACTGGATTGTTTTCTATGtacatttctttgtctttaagaggaaaaagagggttttgttttttggttgccAAACCAATTAATGctattaaaatttcttaaaatgaaggGAAATCGGTTCCTGGGCTTTCTAGTCTTAGCTCATCAGCCTGGTATTGTTGACTGAATAGGTCAACATCAGTGGATGCAGAAGCTAGATCTCGTAGTGGTATGAAGTGGGGAGGCACACAGCTGCTCAAACCTGCGTTCACTTGTCTGTGATAGAAAGCCTACCATTTCCGCCTCAGGGGAGCGGTCTGTGCATCCAGTGAGGTAATATATGTGAAAGTACCCTATAAAGTGCACAATGAATATGTTCTGTTGTTGGTTACAAATATTCATCATTGTTAACAGTGTACTAAATGTTGCCCTTAAGAAAAGGATTctgtaaaaatatattgttttgttgTAGATTTTATATGTTGCAAAATTTTTATGTTAGAATGAAAAAAACTGCTTAGTATTACATAAAGGAAACATAATGGTTATCAGCTAAGCCTTATGAACCTTAAGACTTATATAAAAATTACACTGCCTCTACTCCTTTATAGTcagttaaaagaaattcttaataaaTGCTTTCTTTCAGAATATACGACTGTAGTATTGTAAAAAGTCATCTTCTGTCAGGTGGTGGCAAGAAtcattcttcctcttctgttgGGATGACAGCAGGACCTAATATAATTACCAAATGTCCAGTTCTCCTCTTTGATTTATGGAGACATCTAAACATCcctagtttaatattttttactttctcttagtTCTTTAATAGATGACTAAGAaactgatctcttttttttttaaagattttatttgtttgtttgtttatttatttattttagagagagagcaagagtgtgagcagggggaggggaggagggagagaaagaatctcaagcggactgtccgctgagccagaatcaagagtcagacccttaactgactgagccccccaggcgccccgagactgaTCTTTCTATCTCTTGATCATGCCATCGTCGGAGTGTCTCCCTTCTGTGCATTCCCTTTTGTAAGGCAactttatttctatcttttcatttccCATTATTGTACAGCTTTGCCTCTCTTTATTCACACTTGGTGTTCATCTTATCTAGGAGAGGAAGGAATGCGCTGTCCCAGTATAAGTTTTTAGACGTTTCTTCTTGCCATATTACAACTTAGAAGTAGTAAATACCTTTTCCTTGCCTCAAATATCATACCACAATTTTGGCCTGTGTTTATGTAATACTGTACTTAAAGGTTGGCCCATACATACTGTCAGTTCCAAATGAATAATTAAGGGATCATTTGCCCTATTGCAGTATCACTGTAGTTGATCAAACtgtgacaaaaacaaaataacagaacTGTTTCCTACTTACTACACTTCGCTAGAGAAGTTGCCCAACCTACATTTCcaacagtgaatgaatgaaatcctaTAAAATACATTAGACATGTTTCTGCTTTTATGGAACTCTTGAATTTTAATAGAAAGCAGAACAAAtcctggggcatctggctggctcattcggaagagcatgcaactcttgacctcagggctgtgagttcaagtcccacattgggtgtagagattacttaaataaataaataaattacttttaagaaaaaatagaacaaaccAAAGTCACATATACATGTGTGAGGTTTGTTTTAGATATTAGCACTGGCTCTGGGCCTATaggtaaacttaaaaaaaaaaaaattggttttaaggggtgcctgggtggcttagtcagttaagcatctacctttggctcaggtagtgatctcagggtcctgggacgagtcctacatcgggctccttgctcagcggggagcctgcttctccctctcccactgcctgccactccccctgcttgtgctctcgctctcgctctctttctctctgatagataaataaataaataaaatcttttaaaacattaattggTTTTAAGGACTTTGGGACAGCTGTTTGGTACTTCATGCTTATTTGTGGAAAACTTGCAATAAAGGAAGAGGGGGCACATAAAGTACCcaacaatgataaaataataatatcatatgaatatatatatgaatatatgatactagcttaataatttaaataaacattaaagtAAGGTTAttacttcagaaagaaaatacaagagaagAATCCAGTCTTTCTGCTGCTGATACAGAACATCTGAAAATGTCTCTGAGACCTTCGTCTGGCTTTCACTGTGGGCCTAGCGTGTTACTTCAGACTAGCCCGTGGGTTGAGCTTGGCAACCTGAGGCATATAGGTACCACTGCATGGCAGCTGGCACCTCCACAAGGCCGTGACCGAGACACCAGTGGGTCTCACCGACCCCTGTCGTGGAGGATGTGTTTAGATGACATTAGTTCTCATCAGGAAGTTTGTCGGTATGCATAGAATTAATATTGGGTAGACAGTTTTAATATTCCGACGGTAGAGATCAAATTCTGTTTCCATAAattataacaaaaagaaaaaaaaaactttttaagaataaaacatgCCTACATCTGAGCTCCTGTTCCATGTATTTAGAACATTGTCCAATCATTCAAACTCCAAAGAGTTAAAaaacggagagagagagaaaaagaatgaacatttcCTTTTATAGTAAGACTTAACCCATTGTGCTTTTAAATATTGGAGGAAACTGGGAGATGCTTTAGTTAAGCAAGGTTACTTAAAATGTTCAGGCTGTTTTGACACAAATAtcttttgtgatatttttttgACCATCTTTTGTCCTTTATTTAATTGCTCTTGGCTATCTTTTACTAAGTGATAGTGATCAGTCTTACGTGTAGAACCCTGAGCTGTAACCACCTTTGTCATAGAGTTGTTTAAAAGTACATACTTCTTCCTTGTAGGAGCAAAAATCCAGCAACAATTGGCCAAAATACATAACAATGTAAAGAAACTTCAGCACCAGTTAAAAGATGTGAAGCCTACACCTGATTGTGAGTGAATTTAGATTTCTGTTCTGTCTTATGTATTAGTATTTGCTATTGCtcattagaaatatttatatactctcctaataagtgcttttttttcctttggccttAATGGAGCCAGGCCATAATGTATTGGTTAGGGATCAGGAAAGATACATTAATAATTAACTGTGACAGGTGGTGTTTATGTAGTTGCTTTACCTTTAAAATGCTATCACATCCTCACAAATTATGAAGTTGATTGAACAGAAAATAGTGTCATGTACAGGATGGAACCTCAGGTATGGAGGAGTTCAGATTCAGCTAacgaagaagaaaagagggaatttCCTGATTCCTAGCCTTGTGCTTTTCCCACCATTTGCTTTTTGAAATAATTGCCTTTCAAATAATTGCATTTCGAATACATAAGGAAAAGGTTAATAGTATTGGGACAAATGctagccatttggaaaaaaaggaaatggcgTCCTTACCTCCCTGCGCACACCAACATTCATTCCTGAAGGATCAAATCACTTATTAGTTATGTGattttaggcaaattacttgatctctctgagcttttatttccttggctgtaaaatggagataatcatagGACCTCCCTCAGGATTCTTGGGGAGATGAAGTGAGACAATGCATATAAAGCACCTGTCTAATGTTTATAACCTAGGAAGCActaaaaaatggtaactatgactatcctaattattatttattaaattaatacatgaagccataaaaatcctagaaaagaacatgagttcatatttttataattgtattctAGTTTATAAGAATGACAATCAGAAGCCATAAAGCCAAAAATAGACATAATTGactacttcacacacacacacacaaacccaaaaACATAAAGTtgacaaattagaaaaatatcagCAATACATATGTAACTTAAAAAACTAATGACCATAACATATAAAGAGTACCGACAAATTGGAGCAACAAAGGTAAGTAACCTAATGGAAAGATGGGTAAAGATTATCAGGGGCTCGTTGatagcaaaagaaatacaaaacacatatgaaaaaaatgctcaggcTCATTAATGATCACAAAAATGTCAGTGAAACCAGTCATGATCCATCTCGCCTCTCATTTTGGAAATGGTTCAAGGTGCTCGGGAAGGGGACGCTCAGGCACCGTGAGTGAGTAGAGCCTCCAGGCACCAGCAGGACAGTGCACCAGTGTTGACCATACTGTAAAGCACATACACTTTTTGATTTGGCATTCAGATTTTTCAATTATTGTCTGAAAACACTTGAGCATGCAAAATCACTACACAAAAGTATTTACCACAGCATTGTATCTACTGAAAGGTTCATCACTTGGAGAATTAATGAAATGACTCAGTGTAAATGTAGACAATGAAATATCATGAagccatggggtgcctgggtggctcagtcattaagcgtctgcctttggctcaggtcatgatcccagggtcctgggatcgagccccgcatcgggctccctgctcagcgggaagcctgcttctccctctcccactccccctgcttgtgttccctctctcgctgtgtctctctctgtcaaataaataaacaaaatctttaaaaaaaaaaaaaaagaaaaaaaagaaatatcatgaaGCCATGAAAAAAATGAGGGGGGACATACATATATTGACATGGAAACTTAACCACATGTATTTAACcacattttgttaaatgaaaactgCTTCTCACAAGGCAGTATGTATAGTATAAAACATTTCTGTGGGAAAAATAATGCTAGTATGGTTTAATAATACGTGTGCACAGGAATAAatctataatcagaaaaaaactgCAGTCATAAACATTAGCTTTATAAAAGCACAACTGTCTTATCCTTTAGGTTAAGAAATGTTGATAAATTAAGGCAACATTCCGTTTTCTCCTAACATTTTATTCTTGGTCCTACTAAAATACGACATAACCGTCtttccatgttattttttttacagttgttgaaaagctcagagaaatgatggaagaaattgaaaatgcgATTAACACTTTTAAGGAAGAGCAGAGGTTGATGTATGTTTTAAgttcattttgatataaaattattgacctttatttttcattaccTCTCCACTAGGTTGTTGTACACAAGCCATTTTATTGTTCTGTATTTAATATTAGTCTTACACAAGAGCAATATAGCacctctcttcttttattttaggtTTCAGATTGCTTTTCATGTTGCAAGTGAattttcacttatatttggacaagatagaaaacccaaataagaatttgaaagatgttttttttcccctctttataATGTTAATAATTGTAAGTCGAGAGGATGACACGTAAAGAGTCAGGAATAAtgaaatttgaggggaaaaaaggcaaggTTGATATGGATTGGTTTGTATCTTATTATTCAAAGTTTAcctttaaaatttcagttatgaaGAGCttcttaaagaagagaaaaccacCAATAATGAGTTGAGTGCCATATCAAGAAAAATCGACACATGGGCTTTGGGTAACTCAGGAGCAGAGGCGGCTTTCAGAGCCGTGTCAAGCAAGCTTCCTGTAGACAAAGAGATGCTGAGCACTCTTCCAGAAGAAGTGGTAGATTTCGAAAAATTCCTTCAGCAAACAGGAGGGCGACAAGGGGGCTGGGATGACTATGACCACCAGAACTTTGTGAAGGTGAGAAACAAACATAAAGGGAAGCCAACGTTCATGGGAGAAGTTCTCGAAAACCTTCCTGGAAGAACACAGGAGGAAGTTCAGCAGCACGAGAAATGGTATCAAAAATTTCTGGccctggaagaaagaaaaaaagaggtaataaTCACAACAATAGCTATTACTTGTTGTATGTTTCTGTCTTCCAGGCACAGTGCTAGACTCTTTAACATGGATCATTAACTTTACAACCACTCGTGAAGTGTGTTTATAgtcccccaccccactgtcctataaaagagaaactgaagcagtgAGAAGTTAAGTAATCTTACCCAACTAAGGGAGCACCAGTTGAGCTTCCTCAAGGCCAAACGTTTCTACCCTAAGAAATACAACAGGCCAGAAAACTTCTGATGGTGGGCAAAACCCCCCTGTGTCCGCCTGAAGTGTGGGAAATCCAGAGCTACTTAGGCTTTTGGTAAAAGTCATCTTACCACCAAGGCCTGATtgttttcaagagaaaataaaaaggtggtAGGGAAAGACTCTTTGATTCTTAAATGTTTCTTGGAGTTTTGGAGCTTAAGcctcattgtttattttaaaagactcaaGATGTTGGCTACCCCAGAGGAAAGAGTAAGTCTTACTGGTAGCAAATACCTAACAGGTTCCATTTTCACAATCATATTACTCTGGCTTTGGTTTAAATCAGGacttctcaaccttggcaccGTGAACTGTTTGGGCTGGAGACTTCTttgctgtcctgtgcattgtagatggttagcagcatccctaACCTCAACCCTCTAAATGCCAGTAACACCCCCTTAGTTGTGATCATCAACAATGTCTCCATGCATTACCCAGTGCCCCCTGGATGGCAAGAATTGCCCCTGGTTGAGTACCATGGGTTTAGATAGTCTGAGTCtgagtccctttttttttttttttaagattttatttatttgacagagagagagagacagctagagagggaacacaagcagggggagtgggagagggagaagcaggctttccgccgagcagggagcccgatgtggggctgagTCCCTTTTTTGTAGACTTTCACTATAATAAACATCAGCTAGCTTGGTTTGACAGCAGAAGTATGATTGTTCAACAGATGACGTACCTAAGGAGCATTAAAGAAATGTCAATtccacatttaatttaaaattttagagaaaataactagggttcatttgttgtttttttttcccttcaaaataaGTTGAATGTAGGAAAATTGACATTTGgaactttaagaaaatttttttaaataagtctttttttgttgttttttagagagagagagtgtgcaaatGTGCACtcatggagggggtggggagggcaggaggagcagagggagagggaggatcttaagcaggctccacatccagcacgaagcccatcacggggctcaatctcatgaccctgagaccgtgacctgagccaaaatcaagaatcaggcgcttaaccgactgagccacccaagcacctcgaaacaagtcatttttaaaaattcaaaataatgagcTGTTAAGAattatttgggcttttttttccAGGATACTGAAAACAtggggtccctggaccagcaaAGTCAGCATCACCTAGGACTTGTTAGAACTTTCTGGGCCCTAACCCCAGACCTAATCTGAACTCTGGGTGTGGGGAGCAATCTATGTTTTCACAAGGCCACTGGGTTATTCCGTTACGAGCTCAAGTTTGAGAGCCACCTCTCTAGGGAAAAGGAGCAGGCACAGCGCTTCTTGTAATAAAGGTGAACCACCTGGATTCTAGCTCACTCTTCTTCTCAGTCTATTTCCTGTTGTTTGACACCTGATTGAATGTAGGAGTGAGGTAGATGGGGTGTCAGGTTGAGGGGCTGTTTACTGAAGTAGGACATGTTGGAGAAGAGGGAATTTTGGGGGAGAGCCTCAGGAATGTAGTTTTAATTCTACTGAGTTTAAGATGATGAGTAGgaaggtgcctggctggctagtGAGTGGAATGTGCGACTCctcatctcagggttgggagtttgAACCTCACGTTGggtctagagattacttaaaaataaaatctttttaaaaaaaaagatgatgagtaggtgattttccatttttatttcccacTTCCCTTAACATGTCCTGTGTTTTGCCCAACTGAAGATAATGATTTTCGGACGTGCTCTGAACTTTCTGGCCCGAGCACCCTTGCTTGTCTTGTTCCGTCTTTCTGGAGCCTCCATTCTTTCTTCCCCCCCTTCAGTGCCAGCCCATCAAAATCTGCCCAGATCAGATGCTACTTCCTGCTTGCCCACTGAGACACAGGAAGTCCCCTCAGAATTCACAGACACCTcgtgtatactttttttttttttttttgagatagagtgtgagcagggggcggagggagggcagagggagagagagaatctcaagcagtctccataCCCAACACTGAGCCCGACCCCGGGCTCAATCCCActacctggagatcatgaccggagccaaaatcaagaattggacacttaagcaactgagccacccaagtgtcccttgtttatatgtcttctttgacaTGCTAGGGCACATATATGTGCTAGTGTTTATGCATGTATCTTACCTCACCTGGAGCTGTGCTACTCAAACTTGGTCCATGGACTAGATGTTAGTTTGTAAGCTGTTGCTGGTTTCCAGTAGGATAAATCGACTGCACCAGAATCAGCTACTCAATAAGCACACTGTTTAGttaagttcactttttttttttctgtagaaaacTTTCTCATTGAAGGAAGCAGTACACTGATTTACATTCTGGCGTAAATTGCTGATATTTTTGTGGACCTGCACTTTGAGAGACTCTGTTCTAGATGGCACTTGGTACTGTTCTAATTATCTGTGGCTCCTATCACACCACCTTGCGTACAGTACACGTACCACAGGGATTTGTCTCATGAATGTATGATACACCAtgagaaaagatgaagaaacagtgTCCTGACTGGAGGGGAAAGTCATTCAATAGATGTATCCTTTATGGCTGCCAGCAGGCtgctagaattttaaataatatttatatacccATAAATGCAATAtagcaattttacttttttttcacaCTTGTGAAtcagtatgtgccaggcactgactCACTgcatcttcacaacaaccctgtttGAGAGGTACTACCCACTGCCATTACAGATGAGCAAAATGAGGTCAGAGAAGCTTCGTGACTCATCCAAGAGCACACCTactaaatggcagagccaggatttggtcCCAGACGGCTGGCTTCAGACCCATGCTCTCAAGCAGCCCACTTGTAATTCCTCTTCTGATACTTGACAGAGAAAAAGTCACTCAGAAAGTATTCTAAGCCTAGACAGAGGGTTTGGAAGCAGAGTGAGTTGATCAGAAGAAAGAGATGTTCCCTATGAACGCAAACGAAGGGGGTAAAGGAGAGGAGGCCACTTGATGAGGTGCAGTCTTTGTGAACCTGGAGATTAAGAGAGGAAGAAGGCCAAAAGGATAAACCAATACTCAGTGTTTAAAAGGTacattattggggcgcctgggtggctcagtcgttaagcgtctgccttcggctcaggtcatgatcccagggtcctgggatcgagccccgcatcgggctccctgctcagcgggaagcctgcttctccctctcccactccccctgcttgtgttccctctctcgctgtgtctctctctgtcaaataaataaataaaatctttaaaaaaataaaaggtccattatttaaaaaaaaaatgaagtaggaaaaaaattgcattggtttaggaaaaaaaaaatgctttaaaacctAAGCAACCAGCATCCTGCAAACAATATTCTTTCTAGAAAGATGGATTTGAGGTCGCCTTTTCGAGTGCTCTTggttattaaaaatgtttttctcttgctgtcctttttttttttttaatcagtctattcagaactggaaaaccaaaaagctgcaaaagaaggaggaaattttCAAGTtgaaggaaaaggcagagaacatctctctgctcctgcacaataaaaaagaagataatcagAAGCGAGAAGAGgagcaaagaaagaagcagaaactgGCCGTGGAAGCgtggaagaagcagaagagtCTCGAAAGGTCAATGAGGCGTGCCTCCCAGGTgaaagaagaagcagagaaagagaagcatcAGCAGAAAGAGCGCCGTCGCCGGTTTAAACTAAAAGTGCTCCTGGAGAGTTACGCCCAGCAGAAGAAAGAGCAGGAAGCACTTCTGAGGCATGAAAAGGAGATGAGGGAAAAGGCGGAAAAGGCCGAAAAGAGGAAAACCGCTGCCGAGGAGATCTCCAGGTTTCAGGAACGAGTGAGTCAATAACAGTTCCTGGGTAGCCTTCAGGGCCCCCCGTAGGGGTGTTGCCTCCAGACTGAGGTCAGCGAAAACGGGAGACCGCGCAGAAGTGGGGTGATGGAGGTGGTGGGCCGGGGTCTTCAGGAGGCGGGCAGGCAGTGAGGGAAGCCTTCCAGAGCTGCGGGTGGCAGACCGAAGGTGATGCTGGGGTGGAGGCTTGaagaagaggggtgggggggtggatccttcctggcagagggaacagcatgaagGGCAGCTCGCAGGAGGGTGACGGTGTGGTTTGGGGGGAAACCTGTAAGAACTGCAGGAATGTCAGGGCACCACACAGGAGCTGGGAAGCAGCAGGGGACGAGGCTGGAAAGGTGGCCATGGGCTGGGCCACGCATGTCCTGTCTTCTCTGCCAGACTGCCGGTCTCTACCCCACAGGtgatttgcttatttgttcaCTGTCCATCTCCCCACCACCGTGAAAGCTCCATGAGAGCGGAGGGTTTGTCCTTTTTGTTCATCCTTGTACCCTAGGGTCTGGTACAGTATAGAAACTCAGTATGGACTTAAGGGAATCAAGGTTACTGCAGCGAGGTAGGGGATAATAGGGgagtttaaaaaaacatatacaagAAAAATGCTAATAGAAGAAAGAGTTTACAGTTTTACTATTAAAGTGGAATTCAGtccaaaaagtatttaaaaagataaggaaggctgttttttcaaggtttatttattagagagagagggttgAGGGCGCGTGCATGTGCGcgtgggggtggcaggcagagagagagaatttccagcagactccatgctgagcatggagcccagtgcagggctcagtctcatggccctgagatcatgacctgaaaccaggagtcgggcacttaaccaactctgccacccaggcaccccaggaaggatactttaaaatgaaaaagggtTCAGATGAGATAGAactaggggcggctgggtggctcagtcagttaagtgtctgccttcgactcaggtaatggtcctagggtcctggggtcaagcctccagccaggctctctgctcagcagggagcctgcttctccctctgcctgccactccacctcttgtgcactctctctctctctctgtgaaatacataaataaaatctttaaaaaaaatgagatatacCTGTTATGAAATAATTCTTATGAATTGTTATATGCATCAAAAGACATATAAGCAACTgtcataaagcaaaaaataagggaaatgcaaagaaaaataatagacaaAAGGACATTAATGGAACTTCCCTTAGTCCATATGTAAAAATCTTCCTAAATAACAAAAGATCCCATGCATTCTTCCCACCGCCCACCAAAAAAGGCAAGCAGGCCGCACAATAAAAGacctaggaaaaaaagaaatcatgtaaaacagaaaatatgtgaGAGATCTAAAACCAGACATACCCGTATCAATAAGTGAAAATAGGCTTAGCTCaactattaaaagaaaaggagttttagattgaactataaaataaaacaagagataGCTAAAGAAAGTGATTCAGGAAGGATGTGCATGTGTTACATTTATATTCAGGATAAATACAGCTCTTAGCCTTTGTTGGAAAAGGTTAATATTGAAGTCTTGATATTTAGggtaatttaattttacttgcaAGCAACTGACCTTTGAAACAAATtccactgaattttattttcttaatgttactcttcttttgttgatgtatttttttaggatttacaTAAACTCGAATTGAAAATTCTAGATCGACAGTTAAAGGAAGatgaaaaggcagaaaaacaaaggaaactggcaaaattaaaagaaaaggtgCTGTGtgctaagatttatttttattgttactatCCTAACTCCTTGATTTGTAAGGAGACAAgcataaaatccattttctttatatCCAGAGCTCTATTTCTGTATCACT harbors:
- the CCDC112 gene encoding coiled-coil domain-containing protein 112 isoform X1; the protein is MAALTTVVVAAAATAVAGAVAGAGAATGSGVGAAQVPQQNDSCFGTSGGIRPFHLQNWKQKVSRTKKAEFIRTAEKFKNQVINIEKDKHSHFCNQKSDFRSEHSMLEELENKLINSRKTERAKIQQQLAKIHNNVKKLQHQLKDVKPTPDFVEKLREMMEEIENAINTFKEEQRLIYEELLKEEKTTNNELSAISRKIDTWALGNSGAEAAFRAVSSKLPVDKEMLSTLPEEVVDFEKFLQQTGGRQGGWDDYDHQNFVKVRNKHKGKPTFMGEVLENLPGRTQEEVQQHEKWYQKFLALEERKKESIQNWKTKKLQKKEEIFKLKEKAENISLLLHNKKEDNQKREEEQRKKQKLAVEAWKKQKSLERSMRRASQVKEEAEKEKHQQKERRRRFKLKVLLESYAQQKKEQEALLRHEKEMREKAEKAEKRKTAAEEISRFQERDLHKLELKILDRQLKEDEKAEKQRKLAKLKEKVENNVSRDPSRLYRPTKGWEERTKKTGPTGSGPLLRIPHRAIPTWRQGLDKRV
- the CCDC112 gene encoding coiled-coil domain-containing protein 112 isoform X2: MAALTTVVVAAAATAVAGAVAGAGAATGSGVGAAQVPQQNDSCFGTSGGIRPFHLQNWKQKVSRTKKAEFIRTAEKFKNQVINIEKDKHSHFCNQKSDFRSEHSMLEELENKLINSRKTERAKIQQQLAKIHNNVKKLQHQLKDVKPTPDFVEKLREMMEEIENAINTFKEEQRLIYEELLKEEKTTNNELSAISRKIDTWALGNSGAEAAFRAVSSKLPVDKEMLSTLPEEVVDFEKFLQQTGGRQGGWDDYDHQNFVKVRNKHKGKPTFMGEVLENLPGRTQEEVQQHEKWYQKFLALEERKKESIQNWKTKKLQKKEEIFKLKEKAENISLLLHNKKEDNQKREEEQRKKQKLAVEAWKKQKSLERSMRRASQVKEEAEKEKHQQKERRRRFKLKVLLESYAQQKKEQEALLRHEKEMREKAEKAEKRKTAAEEISRFQERVENNVSRDPSRLYRPTKGWEERTKKTGPTGSGPLLRIPHRAIPTWRQGLDKRV
- the CCDC112 gene encoding coiled-coil domain-containing protein 112 isoform X3, which translates into the protein MIAVSVLQVGFVLFTFKTGSRKLVGQRKQSSYAQQKNLKIRAKIQQQLAKIHNNVKKLQHQLKDVKPTPDFVEKLREMMEEIENAINTFKEEQRLIYEELLKEEKTTNNELSAISRKIDTWALGNSGAEAAFRAVSSKLPVDKEMLSTLPEEVVDFEKFLQQTGGRQGGWDDYDHQNFVKVRNKHKGKPTFMGEVLENLPGRTQEEVQQHEKWYQKFLALEERKKESIQNWKTKKLQKKEEIFKLKEKAENISLLLHNKKEDNQKREEEQRKKQKLAVEAWKKQKSLERSMRRASQVKEEAEKEKHQQKERRRRFKLKVLLESYAQQKKEQEALLRHEKEMREKAEKAEKRKTAAEEISRFQERDLHKLELKILDRQLKEDEKAEKQRKLAKLKEKVENNVSRDPSRLYRPTKGWEERTKKTGPTGSGPLLRIPHRAIPTWRQGLDKRV